The Betta splendens chromosome 2, fBetSpl5.4, whole genome shotgun sequence nucleotide sequence GGACTGGAACACGGAGCCAATGTCAACATAAGACTAAAGTACAGGGACATTCTGCAGGTGTCTGGACTGAGCAGCAAAAAAGCAGATGTAGTGAAGCTCTATCTCACAGGTGTTGAAGACGGCAGCATAGACCCAGCACTGAGCGTAGCACACGGGCATCTTGCTGGTGGCGTAGGTCAGCAGGATGTCGGTGCTGCCAGTCCAGGAAGTGGGCGCCACTCCATAGGTATAGTCCCCAGTCCAGTTCCCCACCAGCACCCCGTTGTCATCAAGAGAGTCCAGCTGAGTAGAAAAAGAGTTTAGATCTTTCATCgaaagtgatttaaaaaaaaaaactcaaactgaCATATAGGAGGCAGTTTGGATTCTCACCATGGCAGAAGCCTGTCTGGTCACTATCATGGGGTCTCCTCTGTTGGTGATGGGCATCTCAGACTGGTCCAGGATGAATAAACAGGCATCCAGAACTCCATAGTTGAACTAAAGAAGTGAACCTGGCGTCAggaaagctgctgctgtaaaaccacTTCAGTCTCAGAAAGCGATTCCTCTGTTACCTGCCCGTAGTTCCAGTCCCTCTCAGCGATGTCATCGAAGGCGCCGTGATAGATGATGCCCATCTCATTCATCACgcactccttcctctcctcctcatcatccagaAACACAGCGTCATCTGAGACAAGACAGGCGATCACGTGGATGTTAGTGAACCCAGAAGATGAGAAGCATCTGTTTTTGTCACGAGGCACCGACAGACCTGCCGCCCAGGGGTTGAAGAGGATGTAGAGGTCTCTGGCGCTGTCCCGTGTGGTCCTGCGGATGCCATAGGGCGTTGCCACAGCAACGTACATGTGGTACTTTCCCACAATGCAGTTGGCTGCAGGCGTGATGCCCATGGTGACCTGGTTGTCTGAGGTGTGGGTGATGCGGCCCTTCCAGGGGCTCTGACGCTCCTTCGTGGGGTAGACAGGAACATAGGTGCCCTTGCTGTACTgtgggctggagcctggaccAACAGGGGCATTGGTTTTATTCAAACAATAACAGCTTTTACAGGATGGACAGTGCATATTTAAATACTGGGCTCACCGATGACGAACTCCACGGCAAACTTGTCATCAGCAGGTTTGTAAGTCCGGTTAAAGGTGATCTTGACCTGGAACTCCTGCCCCCGGCGAACGATGAGATAGTCAGACTGGTACAGCTCCGTGTGGTGATCTAGCTTGTTGTTCTCATCTTGCTTTTTAATCATGTCCACGTCCCAGATGTCAAGATACTCTGAATGGACAGAGACAAGACTTAATGTATCGTTGAGTGATTTAAGTGGTTCATGGTGGGGTTAAAGTGTCACCAGCTGAAACCTGCTCCTAGAAGCTCCTACACTCATGACTGCGTCTATCTGCTGAGCAGCTCTAATTTACCCAAGCTTCCTGTCACATCTGGACACGCTCAGACTGCAGCCTGTCGTGATGCAACAGGCGGCAGGAAGTGGACAGTTTATCCCGTTTGGACATCAGTCATGTGTCAGTCATGTGCAAACCTACTGaacactgtgtcacagctgagCTCATCTCTAAACTAAGCTAAGACATTGGTCCGGTGTTCCTCAAAGAGATTGAGTTCAGATGTTTTTCACTTGATGCTTTCACACATGAACTAAAGGACACAGTCAGACCCTCTCACCGGTCAGAGGTGGAACGCCCCTCGGGCTGCCAAAGGGCTCAAACTGTGGGATGTCCGCTGAGTCGCTGTTGGAGTTGGCGACGGGAACCGTGGTGCGTCCACGGCTTGTCACCTTGGGAGGGGGTCCGGAGGGAGCaggggggggtgcagagggAGTAGCAGTTGGTCGGTCAGACATGGTGCGAGGTCGGGGTGTGAGATCTGTCGCAGGACTGGAAAAGGAGAGGGACAAGGGTCTCGTTACTGGTTTGTATTTCTGGGTTTATCCAGGTGTGTTCTACAATCTCATCTAGTTGCAGGTTCTGTGAATTTCTATCAGGCTCAACCAACTTGTGCAGCTtcatctgcttgtgtgtgagctAAGGAaatgtcagaacaaacaactgtCTAAGTAGCACAAGAGAAAATACTGTATTGCAAATCATAAAACTTCCTACGTGCCTTGAATGCAACAGTTGCACTTTTATTAGTCATGTGGTTGCCACATGTGTCTGTGGTTTGAGATGGAGGAGAGTTCAGAGTCACTCCTCTTCCTGTAGATGCTGGTGAACAAAGACACTTGGAGTTTGgtgatttgttttctgttcctgTGGTCACTTCACTGCCCAACAGTCGTTAATCAGGAAAATCTCTTCCAAACGACCTTATTTTGAAGTAAAAATCAGCAGCGGTTTGATAATAGAGCATGTAGGCAGAGGTTTTACCACAGGAGAACTTAAACCTCTTTGACTGAAGCCTCCGTTTGTTTGAAGGTTCCGTGTCCCTGTGCCATCGAGGGTAAAGGTGGAAACAGAGCCTTCACTGTGCTCAGCCATGACTCATGCAGCCAAACATCATGTCTCCTCGTCCCGCACACGCCCACATTACGTAACCCTGATCCTTCCTCTCAGGTGTTGCCACAGGctccacacacagcatcacaacaaAGCACTGCTTGTGTGTCTAATGGGTAAATGTGCCACATTTAATCATCGCGTCCCTCTGACCTGCTGCCACATCTCCTTCAGCCTGCTTCACCGTGTGTGCACTAAATGTAAACCTCACGTTTCCAGTTCAGTGGATTTGTTGAGTCACACTGAGGGTCTTTGTTTACACTGACTTGTGTTCAACTGTCTAAATCGACAAGTTTGTTTAAAGCACAGTGTTCAATTAGGCTGCAGTCGGTCTGGTTGACGACAactcctactactactactattactgtactacactactactacaacaacaacaacaactactactactactactactactacattactactactacaacaacaactactactactactactactactactactactactactactacactactaatactacaacaacaacaactactactactactactactactactactactactacactactactactacaacaacaactactactactactactactactactactactactacactactactacaacaacaacaactactactactattactacactactactactactacagtgcttttgttttgtttagaagTAAATGAACACATTTAGATTCCTCTCCTTCGATTTAAGACTAACACTTAATTAAGTCTCATTTTAAAAGTTACCACTTATTTCTTAACCTAACTTAAATTACGACCTGAACAATTAATGGATTAATAGATGATGATTCCTTTTCTGCCCACTAATCATTTGTGTTATAACCCTTGGATCTCTTTGAATTAccacattgtttttaaaaggGAACAGCTGTAacagtacaaacacatttttcctAAGGGTCCAACACATCAAAGTAAATAGAAACATTGTACACATGAAACCCTTCAGTGGGGTGTGAACTGCACATTGTGGATTATAGTTTACTCTAACAaagagtttgtgtgtttgaacagaTTTTATCATAAACTATGACCAAACTTTGCCTCAATTAAGcttaaaattgtatttttttatgttacagtacattaataaAATTTTCAGAGAAAAATCAAAATGTAGTTAGCTTCATTGAATGCAACATTTGTCCAGTAAAAGTTTCTCTGGTCGACTGTAGTATGTCGagtctgtttgtttctccacAAGAACTCCTAAACGTCTCTAATGAGTCTCAGATGTATGAGCAAATTAATTCAATTCCAAACATCTGGGTGTTAAAACTGAACAAAATGACTGCCAAACATTTCTGATGTAATTAAAGCTTTGCACTAAAGCGAATGCTGCACTTCCATATACATaaactttgtgtctgtgtctgtgtgagggtgGACTCACCTCAGAGGACTCTGCTGTCGCTccgtcctctgctctgctcccgcTTATATACGGTTCCCTGCAGTAAGTACgagctgtcagtgtgtgtgtgtgtgtgtgtgtgtgtgtgtgtgtgtctgcagggaaaCAGTGTTGTTGTGGGTGTAGCTGCTCAACATGGGAGCAGGATGTGGAATCTACCATCTCTGTACAaggcacagctggaggagccagataagtgagtgagtggagtCTGGATCAGGAAGTTACTGCTCTGAAGCTGTCAGATACCTTCATTCAGCACATGAACACATAAAGTCCCACCGGTTAACATTTCACCATCGTTTCTTGCATATTGTTTGTCAGCAATATTCAACCAAAAATGCAAAATAACATTGAAGGACTGTgtgaaaatgaacaaacagttcatttaaaaaaagtccaCTATGTTGACTTCCCTGTGTCTAATCACAGCCTCAAGCATATTACTAACCTTGTTacagttattattttatgtgtgtttgcCAGGAACTTCATTTTAGATAGAGTCATTTGATGTATTTTAGTGTGTtgttattattcatattcatctTTGGGTTTATTCACAGCTTTATTTGTTCACAGACCACAGTCTATTTCAGCAGGCTGCTTTAATTATTGCTGATTCAAATAGCATTTCTGTTTGTTGTCGTTTTGCTTCTTTTAGGGTTTTTTAGGGTTTGTTTGGCCACAGATGTGGTAAAAGCGCTGGACGTCCACTCAGCGTTGATGGACGGGTGGTTTGTGGTGACGTATTCACGCGCGTGGTATGTTTAGGTTTGCGTTATAATTTCCTTGGGCAGAGCACTGCAGCAGTGGGCGCTGAGGGATCTGCTCCTTTTCTTTGTCTGACTGATGTGGTTGAAGGTTTTGTGTCTAACTAATAGCCTCTAATGAACTATTACTCTAAATTACTGTAGCTTTGctttaaaatacagtatgttgtttgtTTACACCAGAATACAACTGTAGCTTTCTATGATTCAGCATGTGATTTAAACACTAGGACACACGTCACACTAGATGCTCTCGGATGAACCAGGCTCTAAAGCACCTCTAATGGTCAAAGCTGCCAGGAGAAAAGTGAAGTGcattttattatcatgtgtTGAAGTAAAACATCAACatatatatagtttatatatGAGTTTTCCGCCCTCACTTTAGAACGTGTCATCATTTTTCCACATTGAGAGTACTAAAAAGCGAGGAGTGAATCCAAACACAATAAAGAGCAGCGGTTCCTCTCCTGGGGAGCAGGGGCTGCTTTCCCTGAATACATTTCCTTATGATGAATTTGTTTGCTGCGACCATGAGAAAGAATTTCCATCAGTACTACTCAAAACATGGGCATTGAAAGCAGCAATATAATTTTCCTGTATAAATCAGAGGGATGTGGGCTCCTAATGGCTGAGGCTGTGTTGTACAGCTGCCTGCTACAGATGTGGCGCTGCAGCTTGCTTTAGTGCATAAAATTACAGAGGGGACAGACTGCAGCTTGTTTCCACCGCTGCCACTTAAAGTCTTTATTCAGGGGCACAATAATCAAGCGTTGCTGTTGCAGTTTTGTATTTTGCATTAATAAAACAGGTGTGAGCCTCAGTGTTAGTGTGGGATAGCAGCCTCATGCATGAATCCATGGCCTTTTTTAAGCAGCACAAAAGGAGAGGCTCCCAAAGCAACTCGGCTCAGGTTGGTGGCGACGAACCAAAATGGCCGACTCAATCTTTTCCATAAACTGCCGCAGAAGGAAAGGGTGAATCACGGACATGATGTCACGTGTGCCCGTGTTTTCGTGGTTCTGAGCACGAGGCCGAGCCGTAGCACACATGCAGCCAGCGCACGGCGACAGCGAGCGGCGCTGACGGCAGCGCGCCGACAGGATGCTGGCCCTCAGCACAATGCAGCCACTGTGAGAAGGGGAACAGATAATGACGAATGGTGGTGAAAACACTCATCCATGTGTAGCTGTTCCCCTGTGCTGTTTTTGgtgttatatatataatagtgaTTTATGATTTAGGTGACGGACGACATGAACCCAAATGTGGAGCCCACACAGGACTCAGACTGTTGAAAGCAGAGGATTTATGCCATAATACAGCACATGGGGGACGAAGTACTGGATTATTGAGTtgcaaaatataataaatagcaGTATGAAGATGTTAAAATTAACAAAGGTGTATTTACATGTGTTGTTTCTCATATCACTCGATAGTGTTTGAGCACTTGAGGTGAGGTAGAAGTACTTCTTGGTTGTGCTCTTCCTTGTTTTACAtgatgtgacatttaaaaagtgACTGTAAGGAGACAGACAGCGTATCCTGCACCGGCACTAGCTCCGTCTTTGGTCTTTGCCCTTTTAAGCACACgctcgacaggaactggaggcAGGAACTCATCACTACGAGGCTCAGTTAGCTCCGTAGCACGTTGCTTGAGGGCGACGGAAGCAGAAGTGCCTCGCGTTGACCGCAAGGCCCCGTGTGAGTAAGGAGCTCTGCAGGTGTCAGCGTGCAGCCTGCTGATGCGTCCCAGCGCCACCTGCTCCACACGCCTCCTGTTTGGAGCTCATACGTGAACTGACTGCaggctgcatgtactgtatgtgagtttgtatgtgtgttgcaGACATGCATGGAGACGTGTCGCACGCGCTCGCTGTGCCACCTCTCCACTTCCTGCCATGTTGAAAACCACAGGCGGGTCACGTGACGCCCGCAGTCTGCGCTTTTGTGTGTTCAACAGCACGAAGCTTCACTTTGAATCAATTATAACGATCAGGGTGTTCCTGTTCTGCTTCGCGATGGCGGTGAAGAAAGGCTTCCTGTAAACGATACGCAGGAACCcaaaagaggaagagagcggTCAAGAGGAATGGACCGGACAGAGGAGAACGGCAGCGCAGTCACCGAGGCGGATGCTGGTGAGTGGACGCTCAACTGCCAGTCTTTGCTCATTTAAAGCCTAAAATGTTGAAATAAGCAGGTAAAAAAGCATCTAGGGTTAAGTTTAAGGCAGAgtggttcagtctgttcagtgatttttaaatgaagtACAGCGTAACAGTGCATTTGTGGTGAAGTATAGATGACTGGTAACCTTTATCaccgtctgtgtctgtgttttgtcattcAGCTCATCCAGTTCGCTGCACTGAGGAAGTACTTCTCCCTTTCTTCACAGATGACAGTCTGCAGGCCGTCATGactgctccacagcctcctgccTCCCACGGCCTCCCTCCCCTCATCCCGGACCTGCGACTGGTCCTCCTGGGCAGGAAGGGGGCCGGGAAGAGCGCGGCCGGCAACACCATcctggggggggtggggggcttcGAGAGCGGGAAGCCCACGGAGGAGTGCGTGAAGCGACGCGCCGACGTGGCCGGACGCAAGGTCACGGTGGTGGACACGCCGGGCTGGGAGTGGTACTACCCACTCAACAGCACAGCGAACTGGGTGCGGAGGGAAACGCTGCGCAGCGTGTCGCTCTGTCCTCCCGGGCCTCAcgcggtgctgctggtggtccGGGCCTGCGCCGCAGTGACAGGGAACTACATCCAGGAGATAGAGGAGCACCTGGGGCCGCTGGGGAGGGACGTCTGGGAGCACACCATGCTGCTGTTCACCAGAGGCGACGAGCTGGGCCTGACCTCCATGGAGCAACGCATCCAGATGAGCGGCGCGGGGCTCCAGAGGCTGATCCACAAGTGCGGGAGCAGATACCACGTGGTGAACAATCGGAATAAAGGAGACGAGGCGCAAGTGAAGGAGCTGATAAGGAAGGTGGAGCAGATGGTGGAAGCGAAGAGGGACGGAGGAAACTGTTTAGAGATGGATAAAAGTGTTGTTCTGGGCCTGGAAGCAGATGCGaagaggagggcgagggagaggaggaagaaacagaGGCAGATGGAGACACAGATGCAGAGAGGCATCATCAAAGCTGCTCTCATGAGTGAGTTCTTAGTTTCATTTACAATTTTAAGGCTTGTCAGTTGTATTCATGTATTGAGTTTAATGGGGTGAATTTTAGCCCAAGGTATTGATTTTAATCTACTATATGATTGTATAACTGTCACATTTGTAGTGGAAAagttttattgcattattttaaagctaagtttttttgttttaatatgagTCTGTACTTTTCTCCATGCTAGACGACTGTCCTCAGGGTTCGGAGCTAGAAGCCCATCAGTCCTTCTCCAAGGCTTCCAGACGCCTACCTGAGATCAGACTGGTTCTCCTGGGGGAGCGGGAAACTGGGAAGAGCTCTGCCGGAGGCACCATCCTCAGCAACGTGGACCTTTTCCAAGCCGGGGCCGTGACAGAGGAATGCAGCCGGCAGCAGGCGGAGGTGGGCATGCGGCTGGTGACGGTGGTGGACACGCCGGGCTGGGAGGCCGGGGTGGCGGGTGCTACGCCAGAGAGGGTGAAGAGGGAGGTCGCTGCCAGCGTGTCCATGTGCCCCCCGGGGCCCCACGCGCTGCTGCTAACGCTGAGAGTGGACACGCTGGTGCAGGCGGGACACGTGCGCGagcacctggagctgctgggcgaCGGCGCGTGGAGGCACACGATCCTGCTGTTCACTCACGGGGATCAGCTGCGGGAGGGCGTGGACATTGAGCAGCACATCCAGGGCGGCGGCagggacctgcagctgctgctggagaggtgCAGAGGCAGGTACCATGTCTTCTGCAACGTGGACGCGAGAGGACGACGCGGAGGCGCCGCGCAAGTGacgcagctgctggagaaagTGGAAAAGATGGTGTCGAGGAACAGGTGTGAGGCCTTTTCCAGCCTGGTTCAGGAGGTGGTGGATCTGAGCCAAAACAAGAACGAAAGGTTCAACCAGCGCCTTAAAGACATGGGGGAGAAGGTCCTCCGTCAGGAGGCGGAGTTGAAGAATATGAGAGACAGGGAGATGAAAAGCATACGGTGGTTTTTTGATAGGAAGAAGAAAGTGAAATCACCAGGGAAGGCAGATGTTCAacgagaagaagaggaggatgaggacaggcggATCGGTGAAAGGAAGAATGATTTTGGGGAGCTAGAAGAACGAATGAAATGGTTGACagaggataaagagagagaacTTCTGGATCTGAGTATAGAGACTAACAGAATCCAAGTAGCACTAAATCAATGTAGAAAAGAAAGGGATGAAGCGACACGGAACCTGGAgcgcaaagagagagagattgaaGAACTGAAAGAAAGAAACGATGAGCAGCAACTAAAGCTGCTCGACCTTGAATGTGCATGTGTAGAAAATGAACAGAAGAGGAAACAAAGGGAGGATGTCATCAGAGCGGAGAAACTACAGCGGAGACAGGAATTTGagcaattaaaacaaactatagAGATACTTGAGAAAGAGAAAGCAGAGTGGACGGAAAACGTTCAATCTTTAAATGCAAAGGTTGAGCAGACCAAAAGACACTTCAATGATCTTCTCCagagaaaagaacaagaaaagaagCAGGAGATGATAGAGATGAAGGAAAAACTGCAAAAAGAGATGGAagtgaaactgactgaaaacgACAAAGAGCTGCAAGAACTGAGACATAAAGCTGCCgaagaaaaactgaaaactcTCGCTGATGTAAAGCAATATGAAAAAGATATGGAGAAGAAAACTGAACAAATGAAAGAACAACACGAAAAAGAAATGAAGAGAAAAATGCATGAGAAAAACACTGAGATTCAGAACATTAAACTGCTGCACCAGGAAGAAATGAAGAGAAAAACCTGTGACACTGAAAAAATGATGGAGACGATCAAAACTGAGCAGCAAGAAAAAATGCATCAGAGATTAAATGAAAAAGCAGATGAGATGGAACATGTCAAAAAACAACACGTCACTGAAGTAAGGAACAtgcaggaagaaaaagaaagagagatttTGAAACTGAAGAAGGAAATGGACAAACAAATACAGGCAGAACAGGCAAAAATAACAGAGTTAGAACAAAAGTATTTCACCATAATAGAAGAATCAGTGTTagagaatgaaaaagaaaaggaaatgcttcatctaaaacataaaagagaaatgacacaaaatatggaggaaaaggaaaaagtaaTAGCAGCTTTAAAACTGCAGCACCAGGAAGAACTGACAAAACtagaaaaaatggaaaaactgaGGAGAGTTGAGCACCAGGAAGAAATGGACCGAAAAGTCAAACTGAATGAGGAAAACTTAGAAAAGATCCAACAGTACACTGAAAAAATAAGGGACATAGAACAAGAATGTCAAAGGACGACAGAAGAGATGAAAGAGTCATTTGCAAAAGAAACCGAAAAACAGAAGCAAGAGTACAGAGCCCAGATCAGAGAACTCAAGCTGgaacaggagaaggagaaagaaatgatcaataaaatgaatgagaagTACATCCtacaggagagagacagactgacagaggaaTTCAAACTTCAGATGCAGAAACGTGAAAAGGAAAACGAAAGACACAAGAAAGTGATGGAGGAAAGagtgacaaaaaaagaaaaggaggttGAAGACGTGAGACTGAACGTCAAAGAACTTAACACGATGCTgcaagaaaaggaagaaaaggaacaAGATCTTTTAAAATATGGAAAAGAAGCCGAACAAAGGCTgaaagaacaagaaaaagacATTGAGGGGCTTAAACTAAATGTTgaagaaatggaaacaaaactgcatcaaaaggaaaagaaagaacaaaatAATTTATGTTATGTGAAAGAAATGGAGCAAAAGCttgaagaaaaagaacaagagcTAAAAGAATTGAAGGAACAACTAAAACAACTTGAACAAAACCTCCGACAGGTcgaaacagaaagagaaaaagatcGAGTACATCACACAACTAAGATGGAGCAGAAGCttgaagaaaaagaacaagagctaaaagaaatgaaagaacAACTAAAACAACTTGAACAAAACCTCCGACAGGTcgaaacagaaagagaaaaagatcGAGTACATCACAAAACACAGATGGAGCAGAAGCttgaagaaaaagaacaagagctaagaaacctgcagcagcaggtgaaggacCTCAACGACGTCCTGCAAAGAAAagacgaggagagaggagaaatcaTCCTGAGCCAAAAGAAAGAGGCCGAGCAACGGCTGCGACACACAGAGACGgagatggagcagctgcagcagctcctgcaggaaacGCAGGGGAGAGtcgcagagaaggaggctgagaTTGAAAGTGTGAAAGAAGAGGCCGCCTCCAGGGAGGCCCGGTGGAGagaagagcagaagaagaagcaggagaacGCAGAGAGTCGGACAAACAGACTGAGAGCAGCTGTCGACGAGAAAACCGAGGAACTCTCGCGAGCTCAGCGTCTCCTCGCGCAGAGAAACCGGGAGGCCGACGAGGCGGCGAAGACCTGCGCAAACTACGTGAAGCAGATCGAAGAGCTGCGGGAGCTCAGCCGCAAGCAGACGTCCGGCGTcgcggagcagcagaggagcaaagATGCAGAACTgcaggagaaagaagaggagctcGAGCGGCTGAGGCAGCGGGAGCGCGAGAACGAGGAGGCGGTCGCCCAGCTGAGGCTCACCATGGAGCAAACCAAGTCCGAGCTGAAGGAGCTCACCCGCAAGATGGAAAAGGAGATGAGCAGCATGATCCAGGAGTACGAGCAGGAGATCGCCAGCAGCAAGGAGCACCTGGAGTCGGTGgcgaaggagaaggaggaggctgcGAGTCGCCTGGAGGAAGAACGGCAACGTGTCGCAGACGTCGCCCAGAAGAACGAGCAGCTGCGGCAGCAGAACGAGAAGATCGTGAAGGAGATGGAGAACCTCAAACTAAAGTATGAAGAGCtgaggaaggagagcgaggaggaggcaaGGAAACACCTGAGGAGacatgaggaggaggtgcagagcaGAGACGCTGAGCTCCAAAGAATCCTCCAAGAGAAAGAGGTGCAGGTCAGAGCGTTGAATGACGCAAAAGAGGAACTACAGGAAGAGCTAGAAAAGAGTgtagagagagaggacgaggcaGAGATGAAGTTGAATGAGCTGAGAGAATATtatttccagcagctgctggaggcacAAAGGGAGCGACGAGAGGAAATCCAAAACAGGGAGCAGGAAATAGGTCGAAGGGAAGAGGAGCTTCAAAGAAACACAGAGGACTTGAGCCAAAAAACGCTTCGACTGGAGTCAAAGGAGGAAGAGCTTATtgaaaaagagggagagattGAAAGTAAGGAACAGGAAGTTAGAAAGTTGGAAGCAAGTTTGAAGGTAGGACAaaaagagcaggaggaaaaacacgAGCAGCACTTGAAGATGAAGGAACAGAACGTGGAGAAAAAGGAACgagagctggagaagctgcttcagGCTCTCGAGGGccaacagaagctgctgagctctCACGGCCAGGACCTTCAGAGGAAGGTGAAAGGCCTGAAGGACCACGGCCAGGAGCTGAGGACCAGGGAGCACTACCTCAAAAGCGAAGAGCAGGAGCTGCTCAACCTcaagtcagagctgcagcagcgaaagCAGCACACGACTCA carries:
- the si:dkey-185m8.2 gene encoding trichohyalin isoform X1; translated protein: MDRTEENGSAVTEADAAHPVRCTEEVLLPFFTDDSLQAVMTAPQPPASHGLPPLIPDLRLVLLGRKGAGKSAAGNTILGGVGGFESGKPTEECVKRRADVAGRKVTVVDTPGWEWYYPLNSTANWVRRETLRSVSLCPPGPHAVLLVVRACAAVTGNYIQEIEEHLGPLGRDVWEHTMLLFTRGDELGLTSMEQRIQMSGAGLQRLIHKCGSRYHVVNNRNKGDEAQVKELIRKVEQMVEAKRDGGNCLEMDKSVVLGLEADAKRRARERRKKQRQMETQMQRGIIKAALMNDCPQGSELEAHQSFSKASRRLPEIRLVLLGERETGKSSAGGTILSNVDLFQAGAVTEECSRQQAEVGMRLVTVVDTPGWEAGVAGATPERVKREVAASVSMCPPGPHALLLTLRVDTLVQAGHVREHLELLGDGAWRHTILLFTHGDQLREGVDIEQHIQGGGRDLQLLLERCRGRYHVFCNVDARGRRGGAAQVTQLLEKVEKMVSRNRCEAFSSLVQEVVDLSQNKNERFNQRLKDMGEKVLRQEAELKNMRDREMKSIRWFFDRKKKVKSPGKADVQREEEEDEDRRIGERKNDFGELEERMKWLTEDKERELLDLSIETNRIQVALNQCRKERDEATRNLERKEREIEELKERNDEQQLKLLDLECACVENEQKRKQREDVIRAEKLQRRQEFEQLKQTIEILEKEKAEWTENVQSLNAKVEQTKRHFNDLLQRKEQEKKQEMIEMKEKLQKEMEVKLTENDKELQELRHKAAEEKLKTLADVKQYEKDMEKKTEQMKEQHEKEMKRKMHEKNTEIQNIKLLHQEEMKRKTCDTEKMMETIKTEQQEKMHQRLNEKADEMEHVKKQHVTEVRNMQEEKEREILKLKKEMDKQIQAEQAKITELEQKYFTIIEESVLENEKEKEMLHLKHKREMTQNMEEKEKVIAALKLQHQEELTKLEKMEKLRRVEHQEEMDRKVKLNEENLEKIQQYTEKIRDIEQECQRTTEEMKESFAKETEKQKQEYRAQIRELKLEQEKEKEMINKMNEKYILQERDRLTEEFKLQMQKREKENERHKKVMEERVTKKEKEVEDVRLNVKELNTMLQEKEEKEQDLLKYGKEAEQRLKEQEKDIEGLKLNVEEMETKLHQKEKKEQNNLCYVKEMEQKLEEKEQELKELKEQLKQLEQNLRQVETEREKDRVHHTTKMEQKLEEKEQELKEMKEQLKQLEQNLRQVETEREKDRVHHKTQMEQKLEEKEQELRNLQQQVKDLNDVLQRKDEERGEIILSQKKEAEQRLRHTETEMEQLQQLLQETQGRVAEKEAEIESVKEEAASREARWREEQKKKQENAESRTNRLRAAVDEKTEELSRAQRLLAQRNREADEAAKTCANYVKQIEELRELSRKQTSGVAEQQRSKDAELQEKEEELERLRQRERENEEAVAQLRLTMEQTKSELKELTRKMEKEMSSMIQEYEQEIASSKEHLESVAKEKEEAASRLEEERQRVADVAQKNEQLRQQNEKIVKEMENLKLKYEELRKESEEEARKHLRRHEEEVQSRDAELQRILQEKEVQVRALNDAKEELQEELEKSVEREDEAEMKLNELREYYFQQLLEAQRERREEIQNREQEIGRREEELQRNTEDLSQKTLRLESKEEELIEKEGEIESKEQEVRKLEASLKVGQKEQEEKHEQHLKMKEQNVEKKERELEKLLQALEGQQKLLSSHGQDLQRKVKGLKDHGQELRTREHYLKSEEQELLNLKSELQQRKQHTTQQLDEMGRDLASLKQELQSKESRLELAFQKLRKWEESLEARQAELEGSERNGGGGREGGGDGGDRESASLGPEAESSEDAFHFMYQEVSERRERGGGKECDNRETSENGEETPQTGPTAAHSNNHLETLQEMEEVEPREGAGGRRALKGTRQASGAEDVRRVNDVGLPVQSLADPPESELRVMLLGESWSPRAPAGAPVLGGGASHGGGRSFRWWRGTLGGRRLALAEPLGLRWRDGPDAAGSAQRRGIAAGASWCGPAPHAVLLLVPAFLACTPRYRAAVEQHVGLLGDGAWRRAALLLAWGETLGVSAEQHVLRNGDLRALVDRCGRGYQVLRRRSGSSVREALFEKMEDMFKQREQVVL